DNA from Toxoplasma gondii ME49 chromosome X, whole genome shotgun sequence:
ttttttcttcctcgtttccttgcCCTTCCTGTGACTCGCGGCCTCTCCTCATTTCTGCTTCCACGCAGATGCGTAAACATGTGGATTTCCTTTGGAGAAAGTTTTTACTTTCTCTCACCTCGGCACTCCCCTGTGTCTTGATTCCTTTTCACTCGTTCGGTTCGTTCGTTGTTCTGGAAGCTACCGGGTCTCGGCTTGCTCTGCCAttctctgttccttttctgctcacttcgagtctctcctcgtttcttgcctctcttccccctctaTTCATTCTTCGGCgcatttgtctctctcccgatACATGCTTGTGAGCAGACATGAATGCCTGATGGTTAGCGCcttttcgctctccttcAGCGGCTGCTTTTTTCATAAGCAGACGTTGATCCTCCTGTTGGATCACAAGCATATCTTCTTGTGCAGATCGATCAACGCCTTGTGTCGCTCCCCGCTGATGGACGGCTTTTTAGAAAACTCTGTGTTTTgatttttccttttccgtaGATCCTTGGCTGGCACAGACTCGCCGTCGCACCCTCCCTGCAAATTTTCGTGGAAGGAAATCGACTTCTCTTCAACGCAGGAGAGAACGTTCAGAGGTCAGCCTTGTTCAGTGAACTTCTTTGCCTGGCGCTCCCCTGTTCTGcgttgtcttcctcgctgttccTTCAAACGTAGTTCCTCTCTCTAGGTGTGTGCAGTTCTATCTGTGCGCAAAGTAGATCCGGTAAACAACGTCTTTCAAGATCTCAGCCTCGTGAAGTTATCTCTCGCTCGTACTGTCTCCAGTACTGAACGGGAGAACTCTTCTCACAAGCGGCCTTTCGCTTTCAATAAAGTCCTTCTGTATGCTTGTATGCATGCGAGTTGCTCGGTGCGAAAgagtcatatatatatatatatatatatatatatatatatacataagcATCTAGTGACCCGGAGCCCCTAACAGATACTCAACCATTCACATATTTGTGGGTGTACGCGTCAACATAATGCCTCCAGGATGGAACGCCTATTTATTTTCTTCCTGcattttcctttctcgctgtctccccctCCCGTGATGACGCTCCCTTCAGGCTCTCggtttctgcctcttttATCCTCTGTCCTTCCTGCCCTGAGTTAGTTTTTTTTTAtcctttctcgtcgtcttgccttctccatgactgttcttctctcccttccggCTGCTTCTGTTTTCATCTCTCTCGGCCATACCCTCTCTGTCGTTGTCTTCGTttcattcttcttcttcgtcttagttcttccttcttcataCTCGTGATTCTTCCTTcaccgtcttctttcccctgcCCTTCCACTAACCTGCAGCGCCTGAGCGTCTCGGTGTGAGTTGTGTTTGGAGTTTCTGCATGTTTTTCACCCGAGTTGGTTGTTCCTTTGCTGTGGACTTCCACGCGTTTCCAGGTTCCACTTGGAGCACAAACTGCATCTCGCGAGGACGACAGATGTTTTCGTGACTTCTGTCGCCGCAGGCACTTCTGCTGGTCTCCCAGGACTGCTTCTGACTCTCGACGGCGCGGGCGTCGCCGAGCGGCCGCGCGACCTGCGCCTCTGGGGGCCTCCCGACCTGCCGGACTTCCTCGAGACGACCTCGCGAGCTTTCGCTGGCTTGTAGGCGAATACGGAACAGGAGGAAAAGCAAAATACTGTGAACGGCGGGAAGCGATTAGATGTCGGCCGCGAAGGGCAGGAAATAGAAAAGATAGACAAGAAACgacgagaggaggagaggagggaatgaacagaggagaagatgcgtgaagaagaagagcagatgAGAGCgcaagagaacgagaagaacgagaacaaAGACAAAAGCTCAGCACtaaaggaaagagaacaaaTCACGGCAGACGACGGTAGGGCCTGCCTTGTCGGTAACGAAGGCTGTACGTCTCCTcatgcttcctctcttttctcttcggctTCCCTTTATTTTTCGCCGGTTTCGTCCTGTTTCGCATGTTTCCCCTGCAGGATAGTGTGGGGAGTTCTGCCTTTTTGACATTGCCAGACCTTCGTGTCTTAGGTTTGGTATTGCTGAGTAGATATCGCAACTTTCGAGTTCTCCGCTCTACCACTCGCAGCGTCTCACGTCTCTCGTCCATTTCGttggcgtctcttctcccttttgaACAGCAACAAACCTGTCACCTGCACGCAGTCATTCCTTCTTCACTCGTTCCCCCTCCGACAGTAGACAATCCATACAGGGACAAGCGGtatgtctcctctttttcgcgtcGGACTGTGGCTCAAGCCAGTTTAACTCGCGTCTCGCTGAAGCGTTTTCTCCATGCAGGCGTCACATCAACTACGAGTACCATCTTCCCCCGTCGTCGTTCGCCACCGACTCTCGATCATCaggctctcctctctcgtcttcgactGACGGCTGCGAAACCGTCGGGCAATCAAATCCGTCGACATGTCGCCGAAATGCCCCCTCGTTTTGCTCCTACGGTGAGCGACCTTCCacgccttcttccgcttccccctcttccccctctgcttctgcctcgccaccgtctgctgctccctcgtcttcttcactttcttcctcgcgcgaATCCTTCTCGCAAGCTTCTGTGTGTTTGGCGGGAGTTGCAGCTGGAAATGTGCAGGTACACGCGTATCTGCTTCCCCACTCGCTTTCGACAAAGGAGCCCCGATCCTCCCTTGGAGCCTTGTGGGTGTCTCCGAatggcagagaggaaggagagggagacgcgtGGAGAAACGACGCTTTTTCGCGGGTGGGAACGAGCGCGATAAACAACTGGGGAAATCCGCTTTTCGGCGACGAGGCCGAGGAGAGCGACTGCGGACAAAGTTCCGGAGAGGACCTGCGAAAAACGCACCAACCTCGTGGcgcagaagaacagaaaacgaacgaagaatgcaacgaagaaacggaaaggaagaagcaacggGTAACCGACCGGAGGCGCAGATGACCTGCCTTCTGCTTCACGGTGCGGGGGGGTCTCTTTGCGTCTGTCGGTCCACATGCGCTTTCCGTGAAAAGACCTCAGGTGGTGCCTATCCTCTATACACCCGAGACGCGCGTTCCAGTTCTCCTGAACAGGGCGACTGGCGAGCGCGTTGACAATGCGTGCCTCTGCCTTCCTAGCAGTTCTAACCTACCGCCTGAGATCCATGTCTcgatatgcatgtatacatatctaCAAGCATGCGTATGTGTGCAGACATcaaggtatatatatatatatatatatatataaacggAGTTCACGTATTCGTACATGAATAcactgatatatatatatatatatatatatatgtaagcACATGCCTTTTATTTCGCAATTGTGTTTCTAGGGCTGGATGAGTCAACCATGGATGTGGCGACTTCTGAATTGTTGCCGTTTGTCGTTCTCTAGAGGTATACCTCTGCTCATGTTTCCGTATGGAAATGCGTAAGTTCGTatgctttcctctctttccttttctgccgtCTCGCGCTGTTGTTCCTCGTCTCGCTGGTGCTGcgagcttcttttcttccttgttcctTGTTGTTTTCCGTTGCAGATCTTGTCCCCTGACGAAGCGAGACAGTCGACGTCTTTTcccgccacacgcaacgGCGACTCAAGCCGAGAACTGCGTGTgggttcttctcttccttcttctcttccttcttctcttccttcttctctttcttcttctcctccttcttctctgcattctgCTGAGTCGATGCCGACAGACGCGGGAGGGCAGGTCCGGACCGACTttggtggagagaaggacgaggacgagagaaggtcaacagagaagaaagccggGCATCTGGGAGTTTCTAAATGGCAGGGTGAACAGCGAGACCAGCCGCGCGACTGCGTCGCCTACGTTTTATCGTGGCCGCAGATCCCTGGGAGATTTTTCCCCGACAAAGCTAAGGCGCTGAGAGTGAGTGAACATGCAAACAAGATGATACGTCTCGGAGAAAGACATCCCTTTGAACACCAAGGATTACTGCAGCAAATGGAGTTTGGGTAATCAAGTGAATTCAGCGAGCGATGAATCTGAAGGCGTCTCTTGACCTTGGAGGGATgctgttcttttcttccttccttctttatTCGTATCTCCCattttccgtctctctctgtggcggCGGTTCTCTCTTCATTCTTTCCGTGTTTGTGTTCACCGTGTGAATTGTTTCTCCCCTTGATCTTGCTCGTCTCGCCCCCCTCCCCTCCCCCACTTTGGTCGTTCCTGATCCGGTtgttctcctgctctctccttcgtttcctcagagtctctgtctctccacctttATGCCGCTCCGCTCTGTCTACTATCCCTCTCCTTTGttggtctctctcctgcttgtgtttttcttcttttctctcttgcgccTGAGTTCTCGGGGCACACGCAGCCGCTCTCTCCCGAGTTAGTTTTCCCTGTCGGGCAGGattgctcttcctcttcaggtCCCCGTTGGCCCTCTCTTTGGTCGGCTGAAAAACGGAGAATCCATCGAAGTACCAGGCGAGGGAAGAATTGTGACGCCAGACCAAGTCTGTGGCCCAGGGACGCCGGGTCAGATGGTTCTTGTCATCGAATGTGTGGAGCCTCAACAAGCGACGCTTGCGGTGAGACGCACAAAAACTCCGCcccagagacacacacacgctgACATAGAATAGGTAACTTATATGCTGGCCCATAGGTCGACCTGTGTATACATGTTGTACATGCTTGTATACAAAAGTCCTTTCGGAAGTGAACAGATATGCATATCTGTAGTCACATTTGAAAGTGGAGGTGTACGCATCGGGAAGAGCGAAAATGCCCCAAGCCGTTTTTTGGAGGCCATGGACGTCCACCCAGTTGCTTCTTCTGATGCGCAGGCCCCATGGCCACACATATTTGCGTACATGCGTCTCCGCATTTAATCCTAAACACAAAACAAACATAGGCATATAATTGCATATGTGGATATGTTTACATACGACATATGTAGAGTGCTTTTTACAGCCTCTCAAAGTGAGAGGTTTGAAAAAGTTTCCCATGGCACGGAGAGATGGCCGTGCTAATGTGCAGAGCCACTGTCGTCCTCCCATATAAGGCGACTCTGTCAGCCATATCACCTCTAAGAGTGAAAGAGCTTCGTCCTTCAACGGTTTACACGCATGCGTCCGTCGCTGCTCAGACTTACCACCGAGTGTAAAAGTTGAACCAACTGCATGACTGCCTCGATCTTCTCAGCTGGAACGACTAAAGGTTGACCTTGACCGCCTGACGTTCGTGTTTCATATGACACCGCCCAGCGTAAGCGAACCGGCTCCATGTTTTGACAAACCTGATGGACGCCCCAAAGTATCGGCAGcctcgacgcatgcatgcgttaCCAACACAGCCCAAATACGTATTTGTACATCCATACGGCACATGATCAGAGTTTTGAATACACATGCGAGTATAGATGTCGATGCAACCGTCCCTGCGTACATATGAGCAGGTATTCGGCGACattatatctatatatatatatatatatatgtatacattcATACAAACAAACGGATGTCTCTCTTTATGATCCCTGATGTAAGTTGTGGGTATTGTTTCTTTCCATTCTGCCGAATTGTACGTTTCGCTTCCTAGAGGTGTAGAAGTAAATGCGAAAATGTACGTAGGGGCAGCTGTCGacgtttctgtcgctgtgtcCCTTggagcgcgcatgcacgcgtgcGAGGTCGACTcacttccacttcttctttcaGATTCTTCACTCGGAGGAATATGCGCGCTTCGTTAAAGCCGTGACAGGCTCCTTGACTCGCCATGTCATCGTCAATCAGTAAGATGAATTCtccgcgtcgtctctctcgcttgtttctccttccgccTACTCCATCAGTGGTCCGGTACATGTCGTTCTTGGAAACGCAGCTCTGCGAGTGAAGGTGACAAGGAAGCCTGACGTCGAAGAACGCAAATCAGACGCCAACACAGGAGCACAATCCGTTGTCGCCCTGCATACATGTTCCGCGTTTTATCGTCATCTGAGGCGCGTTTGTTTTCCTCTCACTTCGAAGCTCTCTGCATCCGTCTTCACCTTTCAGGACATctttgtcttcgcttccttcttaGGTCTGGATCGCCCGTCGATGTCTCGCCGTTCGTCCACGCGTCCAAACTTCGGCGGTTTCTTCACGACCTCATTCCCCCTGTGTTtcccttcccttcctctcctgttcCGCTGTCCTCCACGCCTTCGGCTGTCTCGGGCACTCTGTCTCAcccttcgtcgctttcttctccgagaGTCACGCAGCCGTTAAGCGACCTCTGGGGCGTCGAGGACGCACGCGTCGTCTACCCCCGCAGCCTTGTCAAGTTTGATCTGTCGACCTTGGAAAAGGTACGCTTAAGTTTTTAAACAAGACCACTTGCGCGACTCTGGATCCCTGCTTCTAcccaaatatatatatatatatatatattggtgTATCTATATGAACGTCtaaacacatatatacatatacgcatatatatatatatatatatatatatacgtatatatgtatgcgcATGCTGCGAGAACATAAGTGCTGTTCGGCTGttcgttgtttcttctgtgcgACAGTGGTTCAGGCGACAGAGTGTCGTTTCAAGGAAGTGCAGATTTCAGGGATGTTTTGCCGAAAGCGTTTTGGTCGTGTCAGCTGTTTCCGAAGTACGCAGGGGATGCCAGCAGTGTTGTGACGCGTCGCACTCGTGGAACTAGAATCAAGCTCGTAGCGCATTTCGGAAAGAGATCGAGGAAGCATCCCCTGAATCGTCCATTGATTTTGGTCGATAGCACACGGCGTCTTCATCCCcgcgttttctgtttgctTTACTTCGGACTTCTCGCGATGCTAGGACGAACTCATGGCTTCCCTCCTTTTCGTTAGTCAACattcttccctcttcctcgatccgctcttctgtgtgtttttcgtttctgtgttcttTCGCCTATGCGTTTCGTTTGCTTTCTCCATCGCTTGTCCTCTGTTTCCGTATTTCCCGGTCGTtcccttctgttctctctccctctttgtttgcgtctctgtctctcttcactctctccggtgtctctccctgttccttcgtcttcgttgcTACGCCGcggatttccttctctcaaAGCGCGGCTGTCTGCGGGTGTCTCATTGTTCTTCAGCGCGGCACCCACACCTCTGGATGCCTCACCGTTTTCGGGCCTCAGTTCTCTCCCGAGGTAATGCGATGGCACCTTGCCTCAACAGACATGTAACGATTCCAAAACGAGTGGAGCGAAGATCAGTAACACACCTGAATCTGAGTATGTGGCTGCGTTCAAATGTTCGTCCCTGTGCATAATGTATGTCTATCCTCAGTCTCCCCCCATGTGTGTATAGTCGTCACTGCAAACGTGTGACTCCTCTTTACCGTGAATTCTTATTCCTTATTTGTTGctccaacgcatgcagacgccaTGAAATAGGATCCGTAGCATCATTTCACCAATCCCCCTTTGAGTCAGCTAGGGCATTTGCAAGGGCAAGTGTCCTCGGCCCACTCTGCCGCACATGTTGTCAGAAAAACGCTTTCGTTATGGAGTTCTGACGGAGGCCATGACATCCATCTCCACGTTCGCGCGCCTTGTTCTGTTTCTAGTGGAGTCGCTTtcgcctcgtcctctgtGTACCCCTCTCGATTTTTCATCGTTTCGCGCGCCCGTTCCCCGTCGCACATCTGCTCGCATGCTTCCCTTACTTCTCTCGAACGCGTTTATCCTTGtgtccttcctttccttcaaTGTAGCGCCTGAGTCGTCTAACGGCTTTGGAGGCGACGGGTGCACGCTGTCGGGAGATTCTCTCAGCACTGCCAGAGCAATCgacctcttcgtcc
Protein-coding regions in this window:
- a CDS encoding ribonuclease z, putative (encoded by transcript TGME49_235905) translates to MQSHAQILGWHRLAVAPSLQIFVEGNRLLFNAGENVQRFHLEHKLHLARTTDVFVTSVAAGTSAGLPGLLLTLDGAGVAERPRDLRLWGPPDLPDFLETTSRAFAGLRHINYEYHLPPSSFATDSRSSGSPLSSSTDGCETVGQSNPSTCRRNAPSFCSYGERPSTPSSASPSSPSASASPPSAAPSSSSLSSSRESFSQASVCLAGVAAGNVQVHAYLLPHSLSTKEPRSSLGALWVSPNGREEGEGDAWRNDAFSRVGTSAINNWGNPLFGDEAEESDCGQSSGEDLRKTHQPRGAEEQKTNEECNEETERKKQRILSPDEARQSTSFPATRNGDSSRELRVGSSLPSSLPSSLPSSLSSSPPSSLHSAESMPTDAGGQVRTDFGGEKDEDERRSTEKKAGHLGVSKWQGEQRDQPRDCVAYVLSWPQIPGRFFPDKAKALRVPVGPLFGRLKNGESIEVPGEGRIVTPDQVCGPGTPGQMVLVIECVEPQQATLALERLKVDLDRLTFVFHMTPPSILHSEEYARFVKAVTGSLTRHVIVNQSGSPVDVSPFVHASKLRRFLHDLIPPVFPFPSSPVPLSSTPSAVSGTLSHPSSLSSPRVTQPLSDLWGVEDARVVYPRSLVKFDLSTLEKRGTHTSGCLTVFGPQFSPERLSRLTALEATGARCREILSALPEQSTSSSSSAGAASPDLSSAASPSALPCSSSWSFPSLTLLGTGAAAPSQYRNVSGLLVAIRKDLSLVLDFGEGSLAQLYSMCHSWEEFLSVISSIRVVFISHCHADHHLGVCCLLEFRAAMFPELLPPLIIAPAKLQAWLRFYDCRVTRIPHRFRSTETIVCGLPETSREVEKNEERASAFRSMSHLLGVEAGDLRLRATPVEHIPHSFGLRVDFEIPASDANSRKDLSVVYSGDTRPCRQLFDLARNATVLIHEATFEDALIQEAIEKRHSSLSEVVRGALDCRCANLVLTHFSQRYPKIPVLTLEAGGDAFLVSGNTVEENAEKTNGKGVDGETRCTTKAPVTVFSKQKREGDKDPMHILFAFDCMRLPLKHLQELSQCLELLPPVINQLFASE